A single genomic interval of Demequina sp. NBRC 110054 harbors:
- a CDS encoding DUF1028 domain-containing protein: MTYTVLATDPATGALGIACATGGHACGAVVPALDPSLGVVASQAWVDPALRGAVLGGMRAGNGVDAAVEAALAADPGRGMRQVAALSIDGSVAWHTGEGCTDWAGERIGSGWIAIGNHLAGPEVLDAASAPLATLGTPHADEEGELYVDASGEQVHRVTPGAIAGLARTLVMSLAAGQRAGGDSRGPRSAALLVAMRADEAAWPPDVAIDLRVDDGVDPVRELARLLEARLTGPERD; encoded by the coding sequence ATGACGTACACGGTCCTCGCGACTGACCCCGCGACCGGGGCGCTCGGCATCGCGTGCGCCACCGGCGGGCACGCCTGCGGTGCGGTCGTTCCCGCGCTCGATCCCTCGCTCGGTGTCGTCGCCTCGCAGGCCTGGGTCGACCCCGCGCTGCGAGGTGCCGTGCTGGGTGGGATGCGTGCGGGGAACGGCGTCGATGCGGCGGTGGAGGCGGCGCTCGCCGCCGACCCCGGGCGCGGCATGAGGCAGGTCGCGGCCCTGTCGATCGATGGCAGCGTCGCCTGGCACACGGGTGAGGGCTGCACTGACTGGGCGGGCGAGCGGATCGGCAGCGGCTGGATCGCGATCGGCAACCACCTGGCCGGTCCCGAGGTCCTCGACGCGGCGAGCGCGCCTCTCGCCACCCTCGGCACGCCCCACGCCGATGAGGAGGGCGAGCTGTACGTGGACGCCTCAGGCGAGCAGGTTCACCGGGTCACCCCCGGCGCGATCGCGGGCCTTGCGCGGACTCTCGTGATGTCGCTCGCCGCGGGCCAGCGCGCCGGAGGCGACAGCCGGGGTCCGCGCAGCGCGGCGCTGCTCGTCGCGATGCGCGCCGACGAGGCCGCCTGGCCGCCCGACGTGGCGATCGACCTGCGCGTGGATGACGGCGTCGATCCGGTGCGCGAGCTCGCTCGCCTTCTCGAGGCGCGCCTCACCGGCCCCGAGCGGGACTGA
- a CDS encoding ABC transporter permease: MGTVLTHPTTRFLVRRLLHSAVVLLGVAIVVFSLLQLVPGDPVRIALGTRYTEESYEALRAASGLDRPLIVQFLSYLGSALTGDLGVSFRSGQPVTQLLGERLPATMSLALVGILIGLVIAVVAGIWAALHEGRPSDAVVRVGSQFGVSIPDFWMGLLLITVFAATLGVLPSSGYVPIGEDPGEWLRHVILPASAVGLVAGAIMTRYVRSAVLDVVAMPFVRTARSKGLAPHIVTFRHIVRNALIPVLTIAGIQFATILGGVIVVEVVFAWPGLGSLVYNSVETRDYPLIQGAVLLIAVIFLVVNLLVDVLYAAIDPRIRLS, translated from the coding sequence ATGGGGACGGTCCTGACCCATCCGACGACGCGGTTCCTCGTCCGCAGGCTCCTGCACTCCGCAGTCGTGCTGCTCGGGGTGGCCATCGTGGTCTTCTCGCTTCTGCAGCTCGTGCCCGGCGATCCCGTGCGGATCGCACTCGGCACGCGGTACACGGAGGAGAGCTACGAGGCGCTGCGCGCGGCCTCGGGTCTGGACCGTCCCCTGATCGTCCAGTTCCTCAGCTATCTGGGAAGCGCCCTCACGGGCGACCTCGGGGTGAGCTTCCGCTCGGGCCAGCCCGTGACGCAGCTCCTCGGGGAGCGACTTCCCGCCACGATGTCGCTCGCGCTGGTCGGCATCCTCATCGGCCTCGTCATCGCCGTCGTCGCCGGCATCTGGGCCGCACTCCACGAGGGCCGCCCCTCCGACGCCGTGGTCCGCGTCGGCAGCCAGTTCGGCGTATCGATCCCCGACTTCTGGATGGGCCTGCTGCTCATCACCGTCTTCGCCGCCACGCTCGGAGTGCTCCCCTCGTCGGGCTACGTCCCGATCGGCGAGGATCCAGGCGAGTGGCTGCGCCACGTCATCCTCCCTGCGTCCGCCGTGGGGCTCGTCGCCGGCGCGATCATGACGCGCTACGTGCGCTCCGCAGTGCTCGACGTGGTCGCGATGCCGTTCGTGCGCACCGCTCGCTCGAAGGGCCTCGCCCCGCACATCGTCACCTTCCGCCACATCGTGCGCAACGCCCTCATCCCCGTGCTCACGATCGCGGGCATCCAGTTCGCGACGATCCTGGGCGGCGTCATCGTGGTCGAGGTCGTGTTCGCGTGGCCCGGCCTCGGCAGCCTCGTCTACAACTCGGTCGAGACCCGCGACTACCCGCTCATCCAGGGCGCCGTGCTGCTCATCGCCGTGATCTTCCTGGTCGTCAACCTGCTGGTCGACGTCCTCTACGCCGCCATCGACCCGAGGATCCGCCTGTCATGA
- a CDS encoding ABC transporter permease: protein MSAATDTTSTTIAAPAPSDSGRIAAWRLLLRNPVTVASAVVLLAVIVIAFFGQALAPYGINDIDVPNALQGPSSAHWFGTDDLGRDVLSRVLVATAVSLKVAVVSVGIAFLLGVTAGVVSGFVGGWFDTVMMRVVDVMFAFPVILLALAIISILGPGIGTTMVAIGIVYTPIFARVARASALSVSVEPFVQVSRTMGTPSRTILVRHVLPNITAPIIVQTSLSLAFAILSEASLSFLGLGVQPPDPSWGRMLYDAQAFLGQAWWLSVFPGAAIFVTVLAFNLVGDGLRDVLDPKQRSIMEARARR from the coding sequence ATGAGCGCCGCCACCGACACGACCTCGACCACCATCGCCGCGCCCGCGCCGTCCGACTCCGGCCGCATCGCCGCGTGGCGGCTGCTGCTGCGCAACCCGGTGACCGTCGCGAGCGCGGTCGTCCTGCTCGCCGTCATCGTCATCGCCTTCTTCGGCCAGGCGCTCGCGCCGTACGGCATCAACGACATCGACGTCCCGAACGCGCTGCAGGGCCCCTCGAGCGCGCACTGGTTCGGCACCGACGACCTGGGGCGCGACGTGCTCTCACGCGTGCTCGTCGCGACCGCGGTGTCGCTCAAGGTGGCCGTGGTCTCCGTCGGCATCGCGTTCCTGCTGGGCGTCACGGCCGGGGTCGTCTCCGGATTCGTCGGCGGCTGGTTCGACACCGTCATGATGCGCGTCGTCGACGTCATGTTCGCCTTCCCCGTGATCCTGCTCGCCCTCGCGATCATCTCGATCCTGGGCCCTGGCATCGGGACGACGATGGTCGCGATCGGAATCGTCTACACGCCGATCTTCGCGAGGGTCGCCCGCGCGAGCGCGCTGTCCGTGAGCGTCGAGCCGTTCGTGCAGGTGTCGCGGACCATGGGCACGCCGTCGCGGACGATCCTCGTGCGCCACGTGCTGCCGAACATCACCGCGCCGATCATCGTCCAGACCTCGCTGTCACTCGCGTTCGCGATCCTGTCGGAGGCCTCGCTGTCCTTCCTCGGCCTCGGTGTCCAGCCGCCCGACCCGTCGTGGGGCCGGATGCTCTACGACGCCCAGGCCTTCCTGGGGCAGGCGTGGTGGCTCAGCGTCTTCCCGGGCGCGGCGATCTTCGTCACCGTGCTCGCCTTCAACCTCGTCGGCGACGGCCTCAGGGACGTCCTCGACCCCAAGCAGCGCTCGATCATGGAAGCGAGGGCCCGCCGATGA
- a CDS encoding ABC transporter ATP-binding protein — translation MSKVLTVSDLSVSIGRRSIVENVSFDVEEGGTLGIVGESGSGKSMTVLAATGLLDAPASHVSGSSRMGDLELVGAGPKALRSVHGSRVGFVFQDPSTSLNPLLTLERQITEPLQAHRRMTRRSARTRALELLEAVGIPDPESRLGAYPHQLSGGQRQRVMIAIGIACDPALLVADEPTTALDVTTEAQILELVRDLQEQRGTAVVWISHDLGVIGQLADDVAVLKQGAIVEHRPIVDVFSTPEHDYTRTLLDARPIVGRFTPPTTDEDAPTVLEVEHLDVHYPIVTPQGRSTVHAVKDVSFSVKRGHTLGIVGESGSGKSTIASALTGLVAPSGGTAVLTAGHEDDAPVEHDVLAAKGKAAAPVKRRLAMVFQDPFSSLDPRRSVADAIGEPLMVHRLTAPGAARRSRVEELLELVGLSTEFADRFPHELSGGQRQRVSIARALALEPDVLILDEATASLDVSIQALVLDLMRRLQDELGLTYLFIAHDLAIVHQMSHEVLVLRGGVAVEHRPTEELFASPREDYTKALLAAIPPERPRAAQSQAQSQAPSQAQFQAPAE, via the coding sequence ATGAGCAAGGTGCTCACCGTCAGCGACCTGTCCGTCTCGATCGGCCGAAGATCGATCGTCGAGAATGTGTCGTTCGACGTCGAGGAGGGCGGCACGCTCGGCATCGTCGGCGAGTCCGGCTCGGGGAAGTCCATGACCGTCCTCGCCGCCACGGGCCTGCTCGACGCCCCGGCCTCCCACGTGTCCGGCTCGAGCCGCATGGGCGACCTCGAGCTCGTCGGCGCGGGCCCCAAGGCCCTGCGATCGGTGCACGGATCGCGGGTCGGCTTCGTCTTTCAGGACCCGTCGACGTCCCTGAACCCGCTCCTCACCCTCGAGCGCCAGATCACCGAGCCGCTGCAGGCGCACCGTCGGATGACCCGACGGTCGGCGCGCACGCGTGCGCTCGAGCTGCTCGAGGCCGTGGGCATCCCCGACCCCGAGTCGCGCCTCGGCGCCTACCCGCACCAGCTCTCGGGCGGACAGCGCCAGCGCGTGATGATCGCGATCGGCATCGCATGCGACCCCGCGCTGCTGGTGGCCGACGAGCCGACCACCGCGCTCGACGTCACGACCGAGGCGCAGATCCTCGAGCTCGTCCGCGACCTCCAGGAGCAGCGCGGCACGGCAGTCGTGTGGATCAGTCACGACCTGGGCGTGATCGGGCAGCTCGCCGACGATGTCGCCGTCCTCAAGCAGGGCGCGATCGTGGAGCATCGCCCGATCGTCGACGTGTTCAGCACGCCCGAGCACGACTACACGCGCACCCTTCTGGACGCGCGCCCAATCGTGGGCAGGTTCACCCCGCCCACGACCGACGAGGACGCGCCGACGGTGCTCGAGGTGGAGCACCTGGACGTGCACTACCCGATCGTGACGCCCCAGGGCCGCTCGACCGTGCACGCGGTCAAGGACGTGTCGTTCTCCGTGAAGCGCGGCCACACGCTCGGCATCGTCGGCGAGTCGGGCTCGGGCAAGTCCACGATCGCGAGCGCGCTGACGGGGCTCGTCGCCCCGTCGGGAGGCACGGCGGTACTCACCGCAGGACACGAGGACGATGCGCCGGTCGAGCACGACGTCCTGGCGGCGAAGGGCAAGGCAGCCGCGCCCGTGAAGCGGCGCCTCGCGATGGTCTTCCAGGACCCGTTCTCCTCGCTCGACCCGCGCCGTTCGGTCGCCGACGCGATCGGCGAGCCGCTCATGGTCCACCGCCTCACGGCGCCGGGGGCGGCTCGCCGCTCGCGCGTCGAGGAGCTGCTCGAGCTCGTGGGTCTGTCCACCGAGTTCGCCGATCGCTTCCCCCACGAGCTCTCGGGCGGCCAGCGGCAGCGCGTCTCGATCGCGCGCGCCCTTGCGCTCGAGCCGGACGTGCTGATCCTCGACGAGGCGACGGCCTCGCTCGACGTCTCCATCCAGGCGCTCGTGCTCGACCTCATGCGCCGCCTTCAGGACGAGCTCGGCCTCACCTACCTCTTCATCGCGCACGACCTCGCGATCGTGCACCAGATGAGCCACGAGGTGCTCGTGCTGCGCGGCGGCGTGGCGGTCGAGCATCGCCCGACCGAGGAGCTGTTCGCGTCCCCGCGCGAGGATTACACGAAGGCGCTGCTCGCAGCGATCCCACCCGAGCGCCCCCGCGCGGCACAGTCCCAGGCACAGT
- a CDS encoding ABC transporter substrate-binding protein: MKRITTLAAASATVVLALSACSSGEAVDIGASSSSSAEAGDTTLVAAIAGEPDQLDPHVTSAYFSFEVLENVYDTLVEPDENLEMQPALAESWEISEDQLLWTFHLREGVTFHDGSELTADDVVYSYDRIIDEALTPSWRFAAITEVTAVDDLTVEIEVSAPTPNLLALIGGYKGMAIVEESNVESGEITTNPIGTGPFEVAEYTSGDHITLNANEDYWGGEPSVDSVEFRFISEGSTAITALQNGEIDWTDSVPVQQVSTLLEDDSIEMTVAPSTDYWYLTLNQDREPWDDVLVRQAIAYAIDRDAILEATTYGTGVLNQLAIPEQSGFFTEYDTYSYDPDKAQELFDEAGFTGATLDFLATSDYPETVTTAQILADQLEPYGIDVEIRTLDFATWLEEEGSGNFDMFMLSWLGNLDPDDYYYAQHHSEGSYNFQGYSNAEVDALLEAGRTETDTETRKEIYAEAATMIADDVSYLYLYNPAVIQAWSPELTGVTARADGAIRFRDAEIAG, from the coding sequence GTGAAGAGAATCACCACCCTGGCGGCGGCATCCGCCACGGTCGTGCTCGCGCTCAGCGCGTGCTCGTCCGGCGAGGCAGTCGACATCGGCGCGTCCTCGTCGTCGTCCGCCGAGGCCGGCGACACGACCCTGGTCGCAGCGATCGCGGGCGAGCCCGACCAGCTCGACCCCCACGTCACCTCGGCGTACTTCTCGTTCGAGGTGCTCGAGAACGTGTACGACACGCTCGTCGAGCCAGACGAGAACCTCGAGATGCAGCCGGCGCTCGCCGAGTCGTGGGAGATCAGCGAGGACCAGCTCCTGTGGACCTTCCACCTGCGCGAGGGCGTGACGTTCCACGACGGCTCGGAGCTCACCGCCGACGACGTCGTGTACTCGTACGACCGCATCATCGACGAGGCGCTCACCCCGTCGTGGCGCTTCGCCGCGATCACCGAGGTGACCGCGGTCGACGACCTCACGGTCGAGATCGAGGTGTCCGCGCCGACGCCGAACCTGCTCGCCCTCATCGGCGGCTACAAGGGCATGGCGATCGTCGAGGAGTCCAACGTCGAGTCGGGCGAGATCACGACCAACCCGATCGGCACCGGCCCGTTCGAGGTGGCCGAGTACACGAGCGGCGACCACATCACGCTGAACGCCAACGAGGACTACTGGGGCGGCGAGCCGAGCGTCGACTCGGTCGAGTTCCGCTTCATCTCCGAGGGTTCGACCGCGATCACCGCGCTCCAGAACGGCGAGATCGACTGGACGGACTCCGTGCCGGTCCAGCAGGTCTCCACGCTGCTCGAGGACGACAGCATTGAGATGACCGTCGCACCGAGCACCGACTACTGGTACCTCACCCTCAACCAGGACCGCGAGCCCTGGGACGACGTCCTCGTGCGCCAGGCCATCGCCTACGCGATCGACCGCGACGCCATCCTCGAGGCCACCACGTACGGCACCGGTGTGCTCAACCAGCTCGCGATCCCCGAGCAGTCCGGGTTCTTCACCGAGTACGACACGTACTCCTACGACCCCGACAAGGCGCAGGAGCTCTTCGACGAGGCCGGCTTCACCGGAGCGACGCTCGACTTCCTGGCCACCTCCGACTACCCGGAGACCGTCACCACGGCCCAGATCCTCGCGGACCAGCTCGAGCCCTACGGCATCGACGTCGAGATCCGTACCCTCGACTTCGCGACCTGGCTCGAGGAGGAGGGCTCGGGCAACTTCGACATGTTCATGCTGTCGTGGCTCGGCAACCTGGACCCTGACGACTACTACTACGCCCAGCACCACAGCGAGGGGTCGTACAACTTCCAGGGCTACTCGAACGCCGAGGTCGACGCGCTGCTCGAGGCCGGTCGCACCGAGACCGACACCGAGACCCGCAAGGAGATCTACGCCGAGGCCGCGACGATGATCGCGGACGACGTGAGCTACCTCTACCTCTACAACCCGGCCGTCATCCAGGCCTGGTCCCCCGAGCTGACCGGGGTCACGGCGCGCGCCGACGGCGCGATCCGCTTCCGCGACGCCGAGATCGCGGGCTGA